In a single window of the Limnochorda sp. L945t genome:
- a CDS encoding RNA polymerase sigma factor, which yields MAAREATEARLVREWLAGSRDSLGRLLEAYYPYVFKLCSLMAGNRREAEEWSQDALLAVALHLGRFDRTRPFKPWLRQVVLNVCRNRRQQTRRRAEWETSLEQLAAAGQAPEHPAGGGDGTVEERLVLQEGLRAVGEAWAALPEEWRTALWLRAVEGLSYGEIAAAGAWPEGTAKTYVFRARQALRQALFENAPAVAKRGSGGSSHGYGMPV from the coding sequence GTGGCGGCCCGCGAAGCGACCGAAGCCCGGCTCGTGCGGGAATGGCTGGCCGGCAGCCGGGATTCCCTGGGGCGGCTGCTCGAGGCGTACTACCCCTACGTCTTCAAGTTGTGCTCGCTCATGGCGGGCAACCGCCGGGAGGCCGAGGAATGGAGCCAGGACGCTTTGCTGGCCGTAGCGCTCCACCTCGGTCGCTTCGACCGGACGAGGCCCTTCAAGCCGTGGCTGCGCCAGGTCGTCCTCAACGTGTGCCGCAACCGCCGCCAGCAGACCCGCCGCAGGGCGGAGTGGGAAACATCCCTGGAACAACTGGCCGCCGCGGGCCAGGCGCCCGAGCATCCGGCCGGCGGAGGCGACGGCACCGTCGAAGAACGGCTCGTGCTCCAGGAGGGGCTGCGGGCCGTGGGAGAGGCATGGGCCGCCCTGCCCGAAGAGTGGCGCACTGCGCTCTGGCTGCGCGCGGTCGAAGGGCTCTCGTACGGGGAGATAGCGGCGGCCGGGGCATGGCCCGAGGGCACGGCGAAGACGTACGTTTTCCGGGCCAGGCAGGCCCTGCGCCAGGCCCTCTTCGAGAATGCGCCGGCGGTGGCGAAGCGAGGGAGTGGGGGCAGCAGCCATGGGTACGGCATGCCCGTCTGA
- a CDS encoding branched-chain amino acid ABC transporter permease encodes MVLADVLVSGVLMGLVYALLALGLTIIFGVMDTVNFAHGEFLMIGMYAAWLTATYVFPDPLAGLPVAAAVGALLGVAAYALLVRRLLRGPMVAQLFGTFGLMLFLRYGALAVFGPNVRSVTHGVLLGKRVLLGGIVLDATRLAAAAGSAVLFGLVYVLLQRTRVGVALRATAVSREAAQYMGIDTERMNALGWAIGGATAGMAGALLTNFYYVSPTAGTLFAMITFTAVALGGFGSVPGAFVAGILVGVVQMLAAQYVAAELKLAFVYLVYFLAVMIRPQGLLGVR; translated from the coding sequence ATGGTCCTGGCCGACGTGCTGGTCTCGGGAGTGCTCATGGGGCTCGTCTACGCGCTGCTGGCGCTCGGGCTCACCATCATCTTCGGGGTGATGGACACCGTCAACTTCGCGCACGGCGAGTTCCTCATGATCGGGATGTACGCGGCGTGGCTCACGGCGACCTACGTCTTCCCCGACCCGCTGGCGGGGCTCCCGGTCGCTGCGGCCGTGGGAGCCCTCCTGGGGGTGGCCGCCTACGCTCTCCTGGTGCGGCGGCTCTTGCGCGGGCCGATGGTGGCGCAGCTGTTCGGGACCTTCGGCCTGATGCTTTTCCTTCGCTACGGGGCGCTCGCCGTCTTCGGGCCCAACGTGCGTTCGGTGACCCACGGGGTGCTGCTGGGCAAGCGGGTGCTGCTCGGGGGCATCGTGCTCGATGCCACGCGCCTGGCGGCGGCCGCCGGGAGCGCCGTGCTCTTCGGGCTGGTGTACGTACTTCTCCAGCGCACTCGGGTGGGGGTGGCGCTGCGGGCTACGGCGGTCAGCCGGGAGGCGGCGCAGTACATGGGCATCGATACCGAGCGCATGAACGCCCTGGGGTGGGCGATCGGCGGGGCCACGGCGGGAATGGCCGGGGCGCTGCTCACCAACTTCTATTACGTCTCGCCCACGGCCGGCACTTTGTTTGCCATGATCACGTTCACGGCGGTCGCGCTGGGCGGATTCGGCAGCGTTCCCGGGGCTTTCGTAGCCGGCATCCTGGTGGGCGTCGTGCAGATGCTGGCGGCCCAGTACGTAGCGGCGGAGCTCAAACTGGCCTTCGTCTACCTCGTCTACTTCCTGGCGGTCATGATCCGACCCCAGGGTTTGCTGGGGGTGAGGTAG
- a CDS encoding ABC transporter substrate-binding protein: MLRVGSWKKSSFAWAVAGIVLLLAGSVPAMAATRTVKIGVILPLSGPLAPTGRELRQGIELMVDIVNNAYPELAEKGLEVAKWEGIPGLGGARLEPVFVDSRGDPAVGADLARRLILEQNVVGLMGAYQSAVTKAVAGVTERYGIPFVNADSSSPSLTRMGYRWFWRVTPHDQIFDEDLFNFLDGLKAGKVRGVPAVPKDAITKLAIVAENTEFGTASGDDIDRRLAPERGYQVVQYIKYPANSPDLTSEAIRLASSGADAYLFISYVSDAILFMRTLRLRQAAPKLIWGQDAGFTNPDFVKAIGKDLHGVLTRSLYIGKLTQVKPVAAAVNSLYRQRYGADLVEESARETLGVIAWAYALDRAKSTEPAALQKALDELNVPGDQIITPWKGIQFGGLYPGETHQNIHATGMIGQYQWNPKTERVELEIVYPFESATADVVYPFPGWR, from the coding sequence ATGCTGCGTGTCGGGTCGTGGAAGAAGTCGAGCTTTGCATGGGCCGTTGCCGGGATCGTACTGCTCTTGGCCGGCTCCGTACCGGCGATGGCGGCTACCCGTACCGTCAAAATCGGTGTCATCTTGCCCCTCTCGGGGCCGCTGGCTCCGACCGGGCGAGAGCTGCGTCAGGGCATCGAGCTCATGGTCGACATCGTCAACAACGCCTACCCCGAACTGGCCGAAAAGGGCCTGGAGGTCGCGAAGTGGGAAGGCATTCCCGGGCTGGGTGGCGCCCGGCTCGAACCCGTCTTCGTCGACTCCCGCGGCGATCCGGCGGTGGGGGCCGACCTGGCGAGGCGCCTCATCCTCGAGCAAAACGTCGTGGGGCTCATGGGGGCTTACCAGAGTGCGGTGACCAAGGCCGTCGCGGGCGTCACCGAGCGCTACGGCATCCCGTTCGTCAACGCCGACTCGTCGTCGCCGTCGCTCACCCGAATGGGCTACCGGTGGTTCTGGCGGGTGACGCCGCACGATCAAATCTTCGACGAGGACCTGTTCAACTTCCTCGACGGGCTCAAGGCAGGAAAGGTGCGGGGTGTACCCGCCGTCCCGAAGGATGCCATCACGAAGCTCGCCATCGTCGCGGAAAACACCGAGTTCGGGACCGCTTCGGGCGACGACATCGACCGCCGGCTGGCGCCCGAGCGAGGCTACCAGGTCGTGCAGTACATCAAGTACCCGGCCAACTCCCCGGACCTGACCAGCGAGGCCATACGCCTCGCCTCCTCGGGCGCGGACGCCTACCTGTTCATCTCGTACGTTTCCGACGCCATCCTCTTCATGCGCACCCTGCGGCTGCGCCAGGCCGCTCCCAAGCTCATCTGGGGCCAGGACGCCGGCTTCACCAATCCCGACTTCGTGAAAGCCATCGGCAAAGACTTGCACGGTGTGCTGACGCGCTCGCTTTACATCGGCAAGCTTACGCAGGTGAAGCCCGTGGCAGCGGCCGTCAACAGCCTCTACCGCCAGCGATACGGCGCCGACCTGGTCGAAGAGTCGGCCCGAGAAACCCTGGGGGTCATCGCCTGGGCGTATGCTCTGGACCGCGCGAAGTCGACGGAGCCGGCGGCCCTGCAAAAGGCCCTCGACGAACTCAACGTACCCGGTGATCAAATCATCACGCCGTGGAAGGGGATTCAATTCGGCGGCCTCTATCCGGGAGAGACCCATCAAAACATTCACGCGACCGGCATGATCGGGCAGTACCAGTGGAACCCGAAGACCGAGCGAGTCGAACTGGAGATCGTCTACCCGTTCGAATCGGCCACGGCCGACGTGGTCTACCCGTTCCCGGGCTGGAGGTAG
- a CDS encoding zf-HC2 domain-containing protein: MGTACPSEDLLMEMVDGTLEELPALLVIEHLRGCPACQMRVGQHVAVARWVEARARLEMEKERRTAAAVAGRVAVEEAVRRALEQREALERREKGMRTEGRSPLVGGTGLAGMRRLAARALRGRLARRAMGGSWALMSGTVRAAAKAGGWVVRIRRLPSGRARVPWVWGLVRRAAGWLGQRRGGGVRQWAPA, translated from the coding sequence ATGGGTACGGCATGCCCGTCTGAGGACCTCTTGATGGAGATGGTGGACGGCACCCTCGAGGAGCTGCCGGCCCTCCTGGTCATCGAGCATCTCAGGGGATGCCCGGCGTGCCAGATGCGGGTGGGCCAGCACGTGGCCGTCGCCCGGTGGGTGGAGGCGCGAGCCCGGCTGGAGATGGAGAAGGAGCGACGCACCGCCGCCGCGGTCGCCGGCCGGGTGGCCGTGGAGGAGGCCGTCCGGCGTGCCCTGGAGCAACGCGAGGCCCTCGAGCGACGGGAGAAGGGCATGAGGACGGAAGGAAGGTCGCCGCTCGTGGGCGGTACGGGGCTTGCGGGGATGAGGCGGCTTGCGGCACGGGCGTTGCGTGGACGACTTGCCCGGCGCGCGATGGGCGGCTCCTGGGCGCTGATGAGCGGGACGGTGCGGGCCGCGGCGAAGGCCGGGGGGTGGGTCGTCCGGATCCGGCGTCTCCCGTCCGGGCGTGCCCGGGTCCCCTGGGTGTGGGGCCTCGTCCGGCGTGCTGCCGGTTGGTTGGGCCAGCGGCGGGGAGGAGGAGTGCGCCAGTGGGCGCCGGCGTGA
- a CDS encoding HAD family hydrolase: MAAVIFDMDGVLVVSNPAHFRAWQEFSKESGVVITEEMFHREFTGRKNEEALEALFPGRFTPEEKASLSRRKEALFRERFVATLEPVPGVQALVRDLRRHRVPLALATSGPPENAAAIVRHLGIDGAFDAVITGQDVEAAKPDPAIFLKAARALGVAPAQAVIVEDSIAGVRAAVAAGGVCLAVTTTEPAERLREAGARRVVPDFLGLRAADLLEMLG, encoded by the coding sequence GTGGCAGCAGTCATCTTCGACATGGACGGGGTGCTGGTCGTCAGCAACCCCGCCCACTTCCGGGCATGGCAGGAGTTCAGCAAGGAAAGCGGCGTCGTGATCACCGAGGAGATGTTCCACCGGGAGTTCACGGGCCGGAAGAACGAAGAGGCCCTCGAGGCGCTGTTCCCCGGGCGCTTCACCCCGGAGGAGAAGGCGTCGCTCTCCCGGCGCAAGGAGGCCCTCTTCCGGGAACGTTTCGTGGCCACCCTCGAGCCGGTACCCGGCGTGCAGGCCCTGGTGCGTGACCTGCGCCGCCACCGGGTGCCGCTGGCGCTGGCGACCTCGGGTCCGCCGGAGAACGCGGCGGCCATCGTGCGGCACCTGGGCATCGACGGGGCGTTCGACGCGGTGATCACCGGGCAGGACGTGGAGGCGGCGAAGCCCGACCCCGCCATCTTTCTCAAGGCGGCCCGGGCGCTCGGGGTCGCTCCGGCGCAGGCCGTCATCGTCGAGGACTCCATCGCCGGGGTGCGGGCGGCGGTAGCGGCGGGCGGGGTCTGCCTGGCGGTGACCACCACGGAGCCGGCCGAGCGGCTGCGGGAGGCGGGGGCGCGGCGGGTCGTGCCCGATTTCCTCGGGCTGAGAGCGGCGGATCTCCTCGAGATGCTGGGATAG
- a CDS encoding class I SAM-dependent methyltransferase: MSERHLPAPPAASRPARPWYTRPELVERYESWYEGPTGIRMDRQEKAVLRRMLDEAGWLGPRARLLEVGAGTGHFTRWLKGLAGRVVGVDLSPLMLRKARELGTTGLVGGDAARLPFASGSFDAAVLVACFEYMPHPVRVLQEVARVARRGLVLGLMNRRSVAGVRRRLQVALGRNDFFEGAHLYTLAEIRRLAREAFGGHARLAWRFTLYPPGVPVASSPVGGGSFLAVRVELPGSSRR, translated from the coding sequence ATGAGCGAACGGCATCTGCCGGCCCCGCCCGCCGCCTCGAGGCCGGCGCGCCCCTGGTACACCCGCCCCGAGCTCGTCGAACGCTACGAGTCGTGGTACGAAGGCCCCACCGGCATCCGCATGGACCGCCAGGAAAAGGCGGTGCTCCGCCGGATGCTGGACGAGGCAGGCTGGCTCGGGCCACGAGCCCGCCTCCTGGAAGTGGGAGCCGGCACGGGGCACTTCACCCGCTGGCTGAAGGGGCTGGCCGGCCGGGTCGTCGGGGTCGACCTGTCGCCCCTCATGCTCCGCAAGGCCCGGGAGCTCGGTACGACCGGCCTGGTCGGGGGCGACGCCGCGAGGCTTCCTTTTGCGAGCGGCTCGTTCGACGCCGCCGTCCTCGTCGCCTGCTTCGAGTACATGCCGCATCCGGTCCGGGTGCTGCAGGAAGTGGCCCGGGTGGCCCGCCGCGGTCTCGTCCTCGGCCTCATGAACCGCCGCAGCGTCGCCGGCGTCCGGCGGCGCCTCCAGGTCGCCCTGGGCCGCAACGACTTTTTCGAAGGCGCGCACCTGTACACGCTCGCAGAGATCCGCCGGTTGGCCCGCGAGGCGTTCGGGGGGCACGCCCGGCTCGCCTGGCGCTTCACCCTCTATCCTCCCGGCGTTCCGGTCGCTTCGTCGCCGGTGGGCGGCGGCTCGTTTCTCGCCGTCCGCGTCGAGTTGCCCGGCAGCTCCAGGAGGTGA
- a CDS encoding ABC transporter ATP-binding protein, which translates to MVLLDVQSLVKQFGGVMANDYLDLSIEEGEIVGLIGPNGAGKTTLMHCIAGYHRPDRGTVRFAGVDITGWPPHRTARAGIARTFQSLRTMEGLTVEENVMVGAFCRTDDPDRAREAALALLERLDLAGVRGAQPHEIPLAWQRRVELARALATRPRLLMLDEAAAGLSPEEIRAFEQLLRALHRELGLTLIVVEHVMDFVMSLAGRVVVLASGRKIAEGRPEEVARDEQVIEAYLGGSYARGPAHLGGV; encoded by the coding sequence GTGGTGCTTCTCGATGTGCAGTCGCTGGTGAAGCAGTTCGGCGGGGTCATGGCCAACGATTACCTGGATCTGTCCATTGAGGAAGGGGAGATCGTCGGGCTCATCGGCCCCAACGGGGCGGGCAAGACCACCCTCATGCACTGCATCGCCGGCTACCACCGGCCCGACCGTGGGACGGTCCGCTTCGCCGGGGTCGACATCACGGGCTGGCCTCCGCACAGGACGGCGCGGGCGGGGATTGCCCGTACCTTCCAGTCGCTGCGCACGATGGAAGGCTTGACGGTCGAGGAAAACGTCATGGTCGGGGCCTTTTGCCGTACGGACGACCCGGACCGGGCCCGAGAGGCAGCGTTGGCCCTCCTCGAGCGCCTGGATCTGGCCGGAGTGCGGGGTGCCCAGCCCCACGAGATTCCTCTGGCGTGGCAGCGCCGGGTCGAGCTGGCGCGGGCACTTGCCACCCGGCCGAGGCTGCTGATGCTGGACGAGGCGGCGGCAGGCTTGAGCCCGGAGGAGATCCGGGCCTTCGAGCAACTCCTGCGTGCCCTGCACCGGGAGCTCGGCCTGACGCTCATCGTCGTGGAACACGTGATGGATTTCGTGATGAGCCTGGCAGGCCGGGTCGTGGTGCTGGCGAGCGGTCGCAAGATTGCCGAAGGGCGGCCGGAGGAGGTGGCCCGGGACGAGCAGGTCATCGAAGCCTACCTCGGGGGGAGCTATGCTCGAGGTCCGGCACATCTCGGTGGAGTATGA
- a CDS encoding LysM peptidoglycan-binding domain-containing protein, producing MSGQPIAFSSICPAGSTPYTVQPGDTLFFIAQRFGTTVNAILALNPQITNPSLIFPGQVLCVPSAAPPPPPITCPPGTTPYTVQPGDTLFFIAQRFGTTVSAILAANPQITNPSLIFPGQVLCVPSAPPPGICPPGSTAYTVQPGDTLFFIAQRFGTTVTAILALNPQITNPDLIFPGQVICVPSR from the coding sequence TTGTCAGGACAGCCCATCGCCTTCTCCTCGATCTGCCCGGCGGGCTCCACCCCGTACACGGTCCAGCCTGGGGACACGCTGTTCTTCATCGCGCAGCGCTTCGGCACGACGGTCAACGCCATCCTGGCCCTCAACCCTCAGATCACCAACCCCAGCCTCATCTTCCCGGGCCAGGTGCTCTGTGTGCCGTCGGCGGCGCCGCCTCCTCCGCCGATCACCTGTCCACCGGGGACGACCCCGTACACGGTCCAGCCGGGGGATACGCTGTTTTTCATCGCGCAGCGCTTCGGTACGACGGTCAGCGCGATCCTCGCGGCTAACCCTCAGATCACCAACCCCAGCCTCATCTTCCCGGGCCAGGTGCTCTGTGTGCCGTCGGCGCCTCCGCCCGGCATATGCCCGCCCGGATCCACGGCTTACACGGTGCAGCCCGGCGATACGCTGTTTTTCATCGCACAACGCTTCGGCACGACGGTCACCGCGATCCTGGCCCTCAACCCGCAGATCACCAACCCGGACCTCATCTTCCCCGGGCAGGTCATCTGCGTACCGAGCCGCTGA
- a CDS encoding branched-chain amino acid ABC transporter permease, which translates to MGAKGATGPIKTLRLAWSLSDRPRAEQIGFGLFLAAMLAFPWVVKAGFARAVAVQFMLYALYGTSWNAIGGFGGQVDLGAAKSVGFGAYAVALLTSTLDAPFWAVLPVAVAAAMLESFVVGAALLRLRGHYFAIGTLAVALVWQELFVFWEWTGGARGINLPIKPAPDWAYLQLDPVGYHYVALGLLLAGLLVVNGIRRSRLGYQLRALRANEEAAASVGVDVFAAKLKAYVTSAALYAAGGAFYAAYFGYIDPFSVMPMDLSVMIAMTAMLGGAGAMWGPLIGAAVLVPLDRYLGAWLGGHGVQGIDFLVYSVVIMALAAYQPKGVWGIIASIGKVRRARGASRCAVAGEAVRRGHGQRLPGSVH; encoded by the coding sequence ATGGGAGCCAAGGGGGCTACCGGCCCGATCAAGACCCTCCGGCTCGCCTGGTCCCTCAGCGACCGGCCACGGGCCGAGCAGATCGGCTTCGGGCTTTTCCTCGCCGCTATGCTCGCCTTCCCGTGGGTCGTGAAGGCCGGCTTCGCCCGGGCCGTGGCCGTGCAGTTCATGCTGTACGCGCTCTACGGTACGAGTTGGAACGCCATCGGCGGCTTCGGCGGGCAGGTCGACCTCGGGGCGGCCAAGAGCGTCGGTTTCGGGGCGTACGCGGTCGCGCTCTTGACGAGCACGCTCGATGCGCCCTTTTGGGCGGTCCTGCCCGTCGCCGTGGCAGCGGCGATGCTCGAGTCGTTCGTGGTGGGGGCGGCGTTGCTGCGCTTGCGGGGGCACTACTTCGCTATCGGGACGCTGGCGGTGGCGCTGGTGTGGCAGGAGCTGTTCGTCTTCTGGGAGTGGACGGGCGGCGCCCGGGGCATCAACCTGCCCATCAAGCCGGCGCCCGACTGGGCTTACTTGCAGCTCGACCCGGTAGGGTACCACTACGTGGCGCTGGGGCTGCTGCTGGCCGGGCTGCTGGTCGTCAACGGCATCCGCCGCTCCCGACTGGGATATCAGCTGCGGGCGCTGCGTGCCAACGAGGAGGCGGCGGCCAGCGTCGGGGTCGACGTCTTTGCGGCCAAGTTGAAAGCGTACGTCACGAGCGCGGCCCTGTATGCCGCCGGCGGGGCCTTTTACGCCGCCTACTTCGGATACATCGACCCGTTCTCGGTCATGCCGATGGATCTTTCGGTGATGATCGCCATGACCGCCATGCTGGGCGGGGCGGGCGCCATGTGGGGGCCGCTCATCGGCGCGGCGGTCCTGGTACCGCTCGACCGGTACCTGGGAGCCTGGCTGGGCGGGCATGGGGTACAGGGCATCGACTTCCTCGTCTACTCGGTCGTCATCATGGCCCTGGCAGCCTACCAGCCAAAGGGCGTCTGGGGGATCATCGCATCGATCGGAAAGGTACGGAGGGCCCGTGGTGCTTCTCGATGTGCAGTCGCTGGTGAAGCAGTTCGGCGGGGTCATGGCCAACGATTACCTGGATCTGTCCATTGA
- a CDS encoding AIR synthase family protein, translated as MAAPPLGKLSRQAFDALIAPHLGAARPGQVLVGPRHGVDVAILRTAPGQVMAVTADPLSLIPELGVEASAWLSAQLLASDVATSGLEPAFAVVDYNLPPQMDDETLARYQQALHRALADLGVAVAGGHTGRYPGCDYTIIGAGVMMATGPEDRWVCSATARPGDACVVTKGAAVAATGILARVFPETARRVLGDEGAREAAAVFGQFGVVKEARLAAALGVRGGGVSAMHDATEGGVLGAIAEMAEASGLGAVVEREAIPVSPVTRELCRAFFGMDPYTALGEGALVLAVDPARAAELQTRLGAAGIRAAIVGRFEAPEHGRWVVEPDGRKTLLAPPAADPYWAAYARARESGWR; from the coding sequence GTGGCCGCTCCGCCTCTCGGCAAGCTCAGCCGCCAGGCTTTTGACGCGCTCATCGCCCCTCACCTCGGCGCCGCTCGCCCCGGCCAGGTGCTGGTGGGGCCGCGCCACGGGGTGGACGTGGCCATCCTGCGAACCGCGCCCGGGCAGGTCATGGCCGTGACCGCCGACCCGCTCTCCCTCATCCCCGAACTCGGCGTGGAGGCGTCCGCGTGGCTGTCGGCGCAGCTGCTTGCCTCGGACGTGGCGACGAGCGGGCTCGAGCCCGCCTTCGCGGTCGTCGACTACAACCTGCCCCCGCAGATGGACGACGAGACCCTCGCGCGCTACCAACAGGCGCTCCACCGGGCGCTGGCCGACCTCGGGGTGGCCGTGGCGGGCGGCCACACGGGGCGCTACCCGGGGTGCGACTACACCATCATCGGCGCCGGCGTGATGATGGCCACGGGGCCGGAGGACCGGTGGGTCTGCTCGGCGACCGCGCGCCCGGGCGACGCCTGTGTGGTCACGAAGGGAGCGGCGGTGGCCGCCACCGGCATCCTGGCCCGCGTCTTTCCGGAGACCGCCCGGCGGGTCCTGGGCGACGAGGGCGCGCGGGAGGCGGCCGCGGTCTTCGGGCAGTTCGGCGTGGTCAAGGAGGCTCGCCTTGCCGCCGCTCTTGGAGTGCGAGGCGGCGGCGTCTCGGCCATGCACGACGCGACGGAGGGCGGCGTCTTGGGTGCCATCGCCGAGATGGCCGAGGCCTCCGGGCTCGGGGCCGTCGTCGAGCGTGAGGCCATTCCTGTGAGCCCCGTCACCCGGGAGCTGTGCCGCGCCTTTTTCGGGATGGATCCCTACACGGCGCTGGGAGAAGGGGCACTCGTGCTGGCCGTCGACCCGGCCCGGGCTGCCGAGCTGCAGACGCGCCTCGGAGCCGCAGGGATCCGGGCGGCCATCGTCGGGCGGTTCGAGGCGCCCGAGCACGGCCGTTGGGTCGTCGAGCCGGACGGGCGCAAGACGCTCCTGGCCCCGCCTGCCGCTGACCCCTATTGGGCGGCGTACGCCCGCGCCCGGGAGAGTGGTTGGCGTTGA
- a CDS encoding LamB/YcsF family protein has translation MGGSLVDLNCDMGESFGAWQIEPGETVLGHVSSVNLACGYHAGDPLVMERTVARCKQHGVAVGAHPGYPDLMGFGRREMQLSPAEARAYVIYQVGALKAFCEAAGVPLQHVKLHGAFYNAASDDDRLASAVIEALLALRSWGLIVLARSGSLFARRAREAGLTVAEEVFADRAYNPDGTLVSRRLPGAVLHDPAEVARRAVQMATQGWVAAVDGTPVQLQVDSICVHGDNPEAAASVERMARELRAAGVRIAPLREVAGREPAGR, from the coding sequence TTGGGCGGAAGCCTGGTCGACCTCAACTGTGACATGGGGGAGAGCTTCGGGGCGTGGCAGATCGAGCCGGGGGAGACGGTGCTTGGCCACGTCTCCTCGGTCAACCTGGCCTGCGGCTACCACGCCGGTGACCCCCTCGTCATGGAACGCACCGTGGCCCGCTGCAAGCAGCACGGCGTTGCGGTGGGAGCGCATCCCGGCTACCCGGACCTGATGGGCTTCGGCCGGAGGGAGATGCAGCTGAGCCCGGCCGAAGCGAGGGCGTACGTGATCTACCAGGTGGGCGCGCTCAAGGCCTTTTGTGAGGCCGCCGGCGTCCCGCTCCAGCACGTGAAGCTGCATGGCGCCTTCTACAACGCGGCCTCCGACGACGATCGCCTGGCGTCGGCCGTCATCGAGGCTCTGCTGGCCCTGCGCTCCTGGGGCCTGATCGTGCTGGCCCGTTCCGGGTCGCTCTTTGCGCGGCGGGCCCGGGAAGCGGGGCTCACCGTGGCGGAAGAGGTGTTCGCCGATCGGGCCTACAACCCCGACGGCACGCTGGTCTCCCGCCGCCTTCCCGGGGCCGTGCTGCACGACCCGGCCGAGGTGGCGCGACGGGCGGTGCAGATGGCGACGCAAGGATGGGTGGCGGCCGTCGACGGCACGCCGGTACAGCTGCAGGTCGACTCCATCTGCGTGCACGGCGACAACCCCGAGGCGGCGGCCAGCGTGGAGCGGATGGCCCGGGAGCTGCGGGCCGCCGGCGTCCGGATCGCGCCCCTGCGGGAGGTGGCAGGCCGTGAGCCTGCGGGCCGTTGA
- a CDS encoding ABC transporter ATP-binding protein has protein sequence MLEVRHISVEYDGVPALHDVSLEVRRGELVALVGSNGAGKSTTLKTIAGALHPVRGEVRFEGTPLSRKGTPEVVRMGITYVPEGRMVFGPLTVEENLRLGAFSVGGGPETEQQLERVYDLFPRLRERRHQRAGTLSGGEQQMVAIGRGLMARPKLLMLDEPSLGLMPKLVEELFAVVARLRDEGLTILLVEQRAREALRLADRGYVLQTGRTVVQGRGPELLASEAMRRAFLGV, from the coding sequence ATGCTCGAGGTCCGGCACATCTCGGTGGAGTATGACGGGGTGCCGGCGCTGCACGACGTCTCCCTGGAGGTGCGCCGGGGAGAGCTCGTGGCGCTGGTCGGGAGCAACGGGGCAGGGAAGAGCACCACCCTCAAGACCATCGCCGGCGCGCTCCACCCGGTGAGGGGGGAGGTGCGGTTCGAAGGGACTCCCCTCTCCCGCAAGGGGACGCCCGAGGTGGTGCGCATGGGCATCACCTACGTGCCGGAGGGGCGGATGGTCTTCGGGCCGTTGACCGTCGAGGAAAACCTGCGCCTGGGCGCGTTCTCCGTGGGCGGGGGGCCCGAGACGGAGCAGCAGCTCGAACGGGTCTACGATCTGTTCCCCCGGCTTCGCGAGCGCCGTCACCAGCGGGCCGGGACGCTCTCGGGCGGGGAACAGCAGATGGTGGCCATCGGGCGCGGGCTCATGGCCCGGCCCAAACTGCTGATGCTCGACGAACCCTCGCTCGGGCTCATGCCGAAACTGGTCGAGGAACTCTTCGCGGTCGTTGCCCGGTTGCGCGACGAGGGCCTCACCATCCTGCTCGTCGAACAACGGGCCCGAGAGGCGCTGCGGCTGGCCGACAGGGGCTACGTGCTCCAGACGGGGCGTACCGTCGTGCAGGGGAGGGGGCCGGAGCTCCTGGCCTCGGAGGCGATGCGGCGTGCCTTTCTGGGCGTTTGA
- a CDS encoding GerW family sporulation protein, with the protein MDMDINAVIDNLMANTERMVSTRRVIGEPFQVGNVTLIPIMTATVGVGAGGGSGKGPESEGKTTGEGGGAGGGLGMRLVPTALAAIVDGELRVYSLGGRGALEKLLDLVPDLVQKVGAGKKAAGEQKQGPAQGSTGA; encoded by the coding sequence GTGGACATGGACATCAACGCCGTGATCGACAACCTGATGGCCAATACGGAACGCATGGTGAGTACGCGGCGCGTGATCGGGGAGCCGTTCCAGGTGGGTAACGTCACGCTCATCCCCATCATGACCGCAACGGTGGGCGTGGGGGCCGGCGGGGGGAGCGGCAAGGGGCCGGAGAGCGAAGGCAAGACCACGGGCGAAGGCGGCGGGGCCGGCGGCGGCCTCGGGATGCGGCTCGTTCCGACCGCCCTGGCGGCCATCGTGGACGGCGAGCTCAGGGTCTACTCCCTGGGCGGCCGGGGAGCACTGGAGAAGCTCCTGGACCTGGTGCCGGACCTCGTCCAGAAGGTCGGGGCAGGCAAGAAGGCGGCGGGCGAGCAAAAGCAGGGCCCTGCCCAGGGCTCCACGGGGGCCTAG